In the Salmo trutta chromosome 13, fSalTru1.1, whole genome shotgun sequence genome, AAACATTCCTATGAAAGTATAAAAATGTGAATCACCATATGTAAGTGCTCACTTGTTAGAAAAAAAGGTGTCGTTCTTCCTGGGTGTGTGTACAGATTTGAATAAGATTTTATGTtgttaaaatgctgtcagttccactttaaatgaaAAAACAActaatatataaactcagcaaaaaaagaaacgtcctcactgtcaactgcgtttattttcaacaaacttaacatgtggaaatatttgtatgaacataacaagattcaacaactgagacataaactgaacaagttccacagacatgtgactaacagaaatggaataatgtgtccctgaacaaagggggttgggtcaaaatcaaaagtaacagtcagtatctggtttggccaccagctgcattaagtgctgcagtgcatctcctcatggactgcaccagattagccagttcttgctgtgagatgttaccccagtcttccaccaaggcacctgcaagttcccggacatttctgaggggaatagccctagccctagccctcaccctccgatatAACATGTctcaaacgtgctcaatgggattgagatctgggctcttcgccggccatggcagaacactgacattcctgtcttgcaggaaatcacgcacagaacgagtagtatggctggtggctttgtcatgctggagggtcatgtcaggatgagcctgccggaagggtaccacatgcgggaggaggatgtcttccctgtaatgcatagcgttgagattgcctgcaatgacaacgagCTCagtcgatgatgctgtgacacaccgccccagaccatgacggaccctccacctccaaatcgatcgtgctccagagtacaggcctcggtgtaacgctcattccttctatgataaatgcgaatccgactatcactcctggtgagacaaaatcgcgactcgtcagtgaagagcactttttgccagtcctgtctggtccagcgatggtgggtttgtgcccataggcaacattgttgccggtgatgtctggtgaggacctgccttacagcaggcctacaagccctcagtccagcctctctcaacctattgcggacagtctgagcactgatggagggattgtgtgttccttgTGTAActtggcagttgttgttgccatgtttggatgtaccgatcctgtgcaggtgttgttacacgtggtttgccactgcaaggatgaccagctgtccgtcccgtctccctgtagctctgtcctgGGCGTctcagtacagacattgcaatttattggcctggccacatctgcagtcctcatgcctccttgcagcatgcccaaggcacgttcacacagatgaacagggatcctgggcatctttcttttggtgtttttcagagtccatagacaggcctctttagtgtcctaagttttcataactgtgaccttaattgcctaccgtctgtaagctgttagtgtcttaatgaccgttccacaggtgcatgttcattaattgtttgtcGGTCATTGAACAAGGAtgggaaacagtatttaaaccctttacaatgaagatctgtgaagttaattcgtaaaaatccaaatatggttgaaagacagggtcctgaaaaaggatgtttcttttttttgttgagttatatatatatatatactgctcaaaaaaataaagggaacacttaaacaacacaatgtaactccaagtcaatcacacttctgtgaaatcaaactgtccatgtATTGttaacactgattgacaatacatttcacatgctgttgtgcaaatggaatagacaacaggtggaaattataggcaataagcaagacacccccaataaaggagtggttctgcaggtggagaccacagaccacttctcagttcctatgcttcctggctgatgttttggtcacttttgaatgctggcggtgctttcactctagtggtagtatgagacggagtctacaacccacacaagtggctcaggtagtgcagctcatccaggatggcacatcaatgcgagctgtggcaagaaggtttgctgtgcctgtcagcgtagtgtccagagtatggaggcactaccaggagacaggccagtacatcaggagacgtggaggaggccgtaggagggcaacaacccagcagcaggaccgctacctccgcctttgtgcaaggaggagcaggaggagcactgccagagccctgcaaaatgacctccagcaggccacaaatgtgcatgtgtctgctcaaacggtcagaaacagactccatgagggtggtatgagggcccgacgtccacaggtgggggttgtgcttacagcccaacaccgtgcaggacgtttggcatttgccagagaacaccaagattggcaaattcaccactggtgccctgtgctcttcacagatgaaagcaggttcacactgagcacgtgacagacgtgacagagtctggagacgccgtggagaatgttctgctgcctgcaacatcctccagcatgactggtttggcggtgggtcagtcatggtgtggggtggcatttctttggggggctgcacagccctccatgtgctcgccagatgtagcctgactgccattaggtaccgagatgagatcctcagaccccttgtgagaccatatgctggtgcggttggccctgggttcctcctaatgcaagacaatgctagacctcatgtggctggagtgtgtcagcagttcctgcaagaggaaggcattgatgctatggactggcccgcccgttccccagacctgaatccaattgagcacatctgggacatcatgtctcgctccatccaccaacgccacgttgcaccacagactgtccaggagttggcggatgctttactccaggtctgggaggagatccctcaggagaccatccgccacctcatcaggagcatgcccaggcgttgtagggaggtcatacaggcacgtgcaggccacacacactactgagcctcattttgacttgttttaaggacattacatcaaagttggatcagcctgttgtgtggttttccactttaattgtgagtgtgactccaaatccagacctctatgggttgataaattggatttccattgatttatttttgtgtgatattgttgtcagcacattcaactatgtgaagaaagaagtatttaataagattatttatttcattcagatctaggatgtgttgtttaagtgttccctttaatttttgagcagtgtataattaaTTTCAACGTCAAAAATTGATGTACCAATCTCAGATTGCGTCTTTAAATATGTTGTTGTTTGCACACTGATTTCTGACCCTTGACATCAAAATATTTGTGTTTATTGTACAGGAAAACTGAAAGATGGTATTGCTATTTGTTTTCTGCAGCTTTCTTCAGAGAGACCCTCATCAGCCCCTCATAACCATGACAAAGAAGAATTTGATGAAGATATTTCTGGGTTTGACTCTGTTCACCATGGGATATATGATTTTTATTACTCAGGAATGGTCTGTAGAGCAATTGTTTAGGAGGAAAGACTGGGCAATGGACACATGCTTTCCAAATTTGAGCACTGACCCCTTCATCCCAATCCAAGGGTCCAAAACATTTGTGCTGAATGCTTTCTTCGAGCACCGGACCTATAACATGAGCCTTCGTCTCATCTCCATCGTGTGGCGACCAGAAAAGACCATCCATCACTGCTTACTATGCTGCCAAGACCGTCTGTTCACCTCTTTGGCCAAGCGGACTATCCACCATTCCCACTTCCGGTTCCCTTACGGCACGGGGGACTTCCTGTGTGACATCCCGGAGGACTGTGAGCCCACATACGCTGGCTTGGTGTCTGAGGACTTTGATCCTGAGCACGTCACCTTTGTCCCAATCTTGAACAGGGTACCAAGGGAGTCCAGCTTTCCTGCCAACTTCACTGTGTGCCTCTCTACCATGTTCGGGGGGTACAACAACGTGCTGCAGTTTGTGCAGGCCATGGAGATGTATCACCTGCTGGGGGCCCAGAGGGTGGTGGTCTATAAGACCAACTGCAGCCGTGACATGGAGGAGGTACTGCATTACTATGAAGACGAAGTTGGTCTGGTGGAAGTAGTTCCCTGGCCAATTGACACCCACATCAAGGTGTCCTCCAGCTGGCTTGCCACCAAGTCACCCGGTGACCTGCACTACTATGGCCAGATCCCTGCGCTCAACGACTGTCTGTACAGGAACATGTACCAGACCAAGTATCTCCTCCTCCATGACCCTGATGAGATCATCCTCCCCGTGGACAACAGCACCTGGGGGGAgctcctgagcactctggagatcAAATACGGCAACAAGGCCAACTTCTACTTTGAAAACAATGTTTTCCCAATCGAGGAGACTGACGAAAGCAGCAGATTCAACTTGTCAGAGTGGGCCACCATCCCTGGCGTTAACTTCCTTCTGCATGTCCTGCGAGAACCCATTCTCAAATCCCACTACAAAACGGGGAAGCTGATCATCAACCCCAGGACTGTGTTTGAGATCTCAGTGCATGGCGTGAAGAGGCAGAACAGCCGGACAGTAGAGGTGTCTTCCCATCTCGGCAGGCTATATCATATCCGCCGGCGGAAGAACGCCAAGCTGAAGAGCAGAGACTTAGTCAGGGATGAGGGACTGTTGAGGTTCGCCCCACAAATGATCAGAAAGGTAGCACACTCCCTCAGGAAAATGAACCTGCCCTCCCAGAAACAGTAAACGCTCAAGTCTAGTGTCTCTACATTTAATCATTGTTTCTCTTCAGTTCTTCATTTAGGTGTTTAAAGCTGATTCATTGCATGATATTTGATTGCTAAATAGCCCAAACCTCACTGTGCAATGTGACTGGAAGCAATTAGACCTTTCTTAAGATATCCCATTCACCATAGACCAATGTACCGTCATTGGGTGTGCCTCTTATCAGGAAAGAAATATAATGCTGTTGTGAGAAAAGGAAAATTGTCTAATCTAGTCATGAATCTGCACAATAGAGATTTACAGACGCCACATTTGTCAGAGGTGCTGAATTATTGGATGTTGTTGAATGGAAAATGTTCAGACACCTGCTGTGACTTACCTTACTCAACATTTTTGATGCGATGTTTAGTCTAACTTGATGATAAACTCGTATGTACTGCAAAAAATGAAATCCTAGGAAGCAAATAAATCTTGCATCAAGGCAATAAatcaaatcccccccccccaataagaTACTGTAAGTCATTTTACCAAGCACTGTATGTTAGATTATTCAGCTTGTTTTAAGAAAATTGGTCTTGAGTTGTCTAATTTAGATAAAATACCTAGAATTAGATCTAATATGTGACACTAGCACAACTAGGCAATCAACAAGTCATCATGTAATGCCATCAATTTTGATGATATTAAATCAGGATGGTTTCTCTTGTTTTTTAAGAACCACACCCAAGGAAATCCCTCACTTTTGCTTACAGATATTACATATTCTTCACCTCTGACATTGGTCCCAACTCCCGCTCATTGGGAAAAAAAATAGGGTAGTGTGACCCGTCTAGCATTCTGACAACATTCAAACATTTGATTATGTTTTATCAGACTTTCATACATTTCTGAAATTCAGCTTTGAGGACCGtcatacacatacagtgcatttggaaagtattcagaccccttcactttttccacattttatgttacagccttattctaaaattgattaaatcgttttttttttgtcctgttggaaggtaaacctgcgccccagtctggggtcctgagtaggttttcatgaaggatctctttgtactttgttcAGTTAATCTTTCCCCCaatcctggctagtctcccagtccctgccgctcaaAATTATGCTGCCAACATCATGCTTcacgttgggatggtgccaggtttcctccagacgtgatgcttggcatttaggccaaagagtttaatcttggtttcatcagaccagagaatcttgtttctcatggtatgaggGTCCTTCAGGTGGCTTTGGGCAAAATCcaaacaggctgtcatgtgcattttactgaggagtggcttccctctggccaTTTTACCATAAAgcactgattggtggagtgctgcagagatggttgtccttctggaaggttctctcatgtccacagaggaactctggagctctgtcaaagtgaccatcagtttcttggtgacctccctgaccaagtcccttctcccccaattgctcagtttggccgggcggacagcactaggaagagtcttggtagttccaaacttcttccatttaaaatgacggaggccactgtggtcttggggaccttcaatgctgctgaaatCTTTTTGGTACAATTCCCCAGATCAGTGCCTTGACACAAGCCTGTCTCGGAgtgctacagacaattccttcgacctcatggcttggtttttgttctgacatgcactgtcaactgtgggaccttatatagataggtgtgggcctttccaaattatttaccacaggtggactccaatcaagttgtggaaacatctcaaggatgatcaatggaaacaggatgcacctgagctcaatttcgagtctcatggcaaagggtctgaatacttatgtagtacttaatttgtaaaaacatatatattctaaaaacctgttttcactttgtcattataggatattgtatgtaaaaaatatatataattttatccattttagaaaaagtctaacgtaacaaaatgtggaaaaagtgaaggggtctgaatacttaacgaatgcactgtaatttgaCCATTGGAACCAATAATTTAATCTGAGATGGAAGATGAATCAAATAATGTTGCTTTGATGTAATATTGTTTTCAGGGAAAAGCTTTTTCACATACTTCAAATGCTGCTCAATAAGACATTTCAAATCTGATACAGTTTGAGTAATAACAGGATAATATGAACCATCTCAATCAATGTCAAAGTACATTCACATTGTCTACATTTGTTAAACCCCACCCCCTCATTAAATCCCCACAGCTCATGTTGGGCTAAAGTGTCTCAGCGGAGAGAAACCAATGCACCATATATTTCTCTCTCCCCATTGGAAGTTTGAATTTGAACTCCATTGTACAATAGAACCAAGTCCTCTTGATGTCTTTCAATATCGCATCAACCCCACACTGAGAAAGGTCATGTGATGTTGCTATAGCAACAAGTTGGATAGCAGACAGCTTGGATCTGTATTTATGGTTGATATTTCCCAACATAATAAACCATGAGTAATTTGTTCtttgaggcatgggagcctaaaGGATTACACAGCTAAATTTTGTCTGTGTATATAAAATCTGTAAAGCAGTGGGTTTCATGAAAACAATAGATGTGATCTTATAAGGTCCCCATCTACAATGCCATATAAGAGTCCATACGTGCATTTCTGAGGTCCGTCTTCAATCTTGGCTAGTATTTTTGGGTGACACTAACTGCCAACCTTTTCACTAAAGGTATGTAATGAAAGGATATGTCTTTGATGGTAAGGCCACTACCTTTCACCCTGCATTCCTTTTGCCCAGTCTTAGCTTCTCCTTTGATATCAGGGATCTCTTACTGGGTCCAGGACATTTCGTAAGGAGTAAAGCCATATGGCAAGTTGCTCATCAGGATCATGAGGTAGGATTTCAATTTACACCAGCTAGTACACTTAATATTGGTGTAAATGTTTGCAGCTcttcattttatattttttaaattgcgAACAAAGTAGAAATGGGCATTTATTGCCTAGAAAGCAATGTCTATCTGATGCATGTGTTTACAGGAACAAGATTCAGATCAGCTAAATTTGAGACCTCGTGCACAAGGTAGGCACCTCCAGACCATGTGACCCCAGCACTCTCCGGTCCAGTAATCCCAGGACCTACAGAACTAATGGCAGTGACCCCAGTAGTCCCTGATCCAGTAACCCAAATACCTTCACCAGAGCAAATGGCGGTAACCCCAGTGCCTCCAAGCCCAGGTTCTGTTTTGCATCCAGGCTCAGTGATCACGAAAGGAGTCCCTCCAAAGTCATAAAGTTACCCAGGCCAGAATATGTCATCTACACAGACAGCGAGTTAGAACAAGCCAGAATATATTACTTTAAAAAGCAGCTCGTATGGCCAAAGCAAGATTACACATTCTCAAAAGTACTTCGTTGTCGGCTACTCCATAACATGATGACCAACATGATATCCATAATGCGAGCCACAATGGAGGATTTAAAGTATCCATTGAAGCGTGAAGTAAATTCAATGGCCAAACGACTGGTAGAATATTACCCTGTGCTGCGGGACAATTCGGTGCATTGTAAATATGAATGGGTGAGTGATCATCTTGTTCACTTTCTTTTAGTCTAACCATTGTGGCTTTTGCTATTCAGTAATTAACAGCAGTAATCTCTGCATTGTTGTCATGTgcatttaaagggatacttaggcattttggcaatgaggccctttatctacttcccctgAGTTAGATTAACTATTGGATACTATTATATTATCCAGAAGTTCATTTGACTCTGGGGATGTAGATAAAGggtctcattgccaaaatcccaaagtatccctttaaagggAGACATTACATATGTGCCCTAACAGGAAACTGTCTCCAGACTACTGATGAAGAGATTACAGAATGTGCGGACCCCTCAAAAGACCAAGGGCAGAAAGCCCAAGGATGCTACACTTGGAAAGAAGATCAAGGGCCATACACCTGAATGGGAGAAGAGAAGTTTGGAGTTTGGATCTGGATCGAATGACAGCATCCGTGATGCATTAACTGATGACTATCACTGCAGTTCCAGTGGCTCCACGACAAGTCCCAATTTAGATCCAGCACACCAGAGTGAAGAGCAGGATGATGGTAATGAAGCATGTAAGTAGGCATTATACTCTGTTTACAA is a window encoding:
- the si:zfos-464b6.2 gene encoding uncharacterized protein si:zfos-464b6.2 isoform X2, which produces MLYTFYRHKDPNLSFLQRDPHQPLITMTKKNLMKIFLGLTLFTMGYMIFITQEWSVEQLFRRKDWAMDTCFPNLSTDPFIPIQGSKTFVLNAFFEHRTYNMSLRLISIVWRPEKTIHHCLLCCQDRLFTSLAKRTIHHSHFRFPYGTGDFLCDIPEDCEPTYAGLVSEDFDPEHVTFVPILNRVPRESSFPANFTVCLSTMFGGYNNVLQFVQAMEMYHLLGAQRVVVYKTNCSRDMEEVLHYYEDEVGLVEVVPWPIDTHIKVSSSWLATKSPGDLHYYGQIPALNDCLYRNMYQTKYLLLHDPDEIILPVDNSTWGELLSTLEIKYGNKANFYFENNVFPIEETDESSRFNLSEWATIPGVNFLLHVLREPILKSHYKTGKLIINPRTVFEISVHGVKRQNSRTVEVSSHLGRLYHIRRRKNAKLKSRDLVRDEGLLRFAPQMIRKLLL
- the si:zfos-464b6.2 gene encoding uncharacterized protein si:zfos-464b6.2 isoform X1; amino-acid sequence: MLYTFYRHKDPNLSFLQRDPHQPLITMTKKNLMKIFLGLTLFTMGYMIFITQEWSVEQLFRRKDWAMDTCFPNLSTDPFIPIQGSKTFVLNAFFEHRTYNMSLRLISIVWRPEKTIHHCLLCCQDRLFTSLAKRTIHHSHFRFPYGTGDFLCDIPEDCEPTYAGLVSEDFDPEHVTFVPILNRVPRESSFPANFTVCLSTMFGGYNNVLQFVQAMEMYHLLGAQRVVVYKTNCSRDMEEVLHYYEDEVGLVEVVPWPIDTHIKVSSSWLATKSPGDLHYYGQIPALNDCLYRNMYQTKYLLLHDPDEIILPVDNSTWGELLSTLEIKYGNKANFYFENNVFPIEETDESSRFNLSEWATIPGVNFLLHVLREPILKSHYKTGKLIINPRTVFEISVHGVKRQNSRTVEVSSHLGRLYHIRRRKNAKLKSRDLVRDEGLLRFAPQMIRKVAHSLRKMNLPSQKQ